From Rutidosis leptorrhynchoides isolate AG116_Rl617_1_P2 chromosome 3, CSIRO_AGI_Rlap_v1, whole genome shotgun sequence, a single genomic window includes:
- the LOC139902857 gene encoding putative pumilio homolog 8, chloroplastic: protein MVEKIEIANENKKDDDELEMLLGEIPHVTASLITHHHQFSHVNDNDVYESYKPIVSQTMNYGMMYGMYHDTPSSSFKQNSCILPSSASSSPQSNASFSSFFSKGLDDPTFKPHMLYRSYSSTLPNSCFGKKIDDNLGNYGVIQSKSSSNPAFKSEISPFFVLQQQNLETLYSQSNFNKNLLNFRFPVSCQRGIPALDLAASKNFHVTRRNGTQEAKNSLINQQGHENVNHVRNGSFKGQNKKFNQSQFAGACENGRMSNGNRSCSRPIKFNSLADVKGYIYMFAKEQNGCRYIQSVFDEDNQGHVEMVFNETIGHVNELMINPFGNYLMQRLLEVCNEEQRICILMEVTREPRELVHISLNPHGTRAVQKLIETLKTRKQIKMVISALEPGFLALIKDLNGNHVIQRCLQCFSNEDNKFIFEAAAKFCVDIATHQHGCCVLQRCINHSSGKHQERLILEISSNGLLLAQDAFGNYVVQSILELQMPSALSMLLTQFEGNYVHLATQKFSSHVVEKCLSVLDDRARSTIIRELLSASHFEQLLQDPHANYVVQTALCVAEGSLYNLLVKAIESHKAISRNSPYSKRIFSHKLLKK, encoded by the exons ATGGTTGAGAAAATTGAGATTGCAAATGAGaacaagaaagatgatgatgagCTTGAAATGTTGTTGGGTGAGATCCCTCATGTAACAGCATCACTAATAACACATCATCATCAGTTTTcacatgttaatgataatgatgtttATGAATCTTATAAGCCTATTGTATCTCAAACTATGAATTATGGTATGATGTATGGTATGTATCATGATACCCCATCATCTAGTTTCAAACAAAATTCATGTATTTTGCCTTCTAGTGCAAGTTCTAGTCCTCAATCTAATGCATCTTTTTCAAGTTTTTTCTCTAAAGGACTAGATGATCCCACCTTCAAACCTCATATGCTTTATagaagttatagttccactttgcCAAATTCGTGTTTCGGGAAGAAAATTGATGACAATTTAGGAAATTATGGTGTCATTCAATCCAAATCTTCAAGTAACCCTGCCTTTAAAAGTGAAATTAGTCCTTTTTTCGTTCTTCAACAACAAAATCTTGAAACTTTGTACTCTCAATCTAATTTTAacaaaaacttgttaaattttcgaTTCCCCGTAAGCTGTCAAAGGGGAATTCCAGCTCTAGATTTAGCTGCTTCGAAAAACTTTCATGTTACGCGACGAAATGGGACGCAAGAAGCTAAAAATAGTTTGATCAATCAACAAGGTCATGAAAATGTAAATCATGTGAGAAATGGGAGTTTTAAAGGACAAAACAAGAAATTCAATCAGTCCCAATTCGCGGGTGCTTGCGAAAATGGTAGAATGTCAAATGGAAACAGGTCTTGTTCGAGACCCATTAAATTTAACTCTTTGGCTGATGTCAAAGGGTACATATATATGTTTGCTAAAGAGCAAAATGGGTGTCGATATATACAATCGGTTTTCGATGAAGACAATCAAGGACATGTAGAGATGGTATTTAATGAGACAATTGGGCATGTTAATGAGCTTATGATTAATCCCTTTGGGAATTACCTTATGCAAAGACTTTTGGAAGTTTGCAATGAAGAACAAagaatttgtattttaatggagGTTACTCGCGAGCCAAGGGAACTTGTTCATATATCTTTGAATCCTCACGG GACGCGGGCGGTGCAGAAGCTTATAGAGACTCTCAAGACAAGAAAACAGATCAAAATGGTTATCTCTGCACTTGAACCCGGATTCCTTGCTCTTATTAAGGACCTAAACGGCAACCATGTAATACAACGATGTCTGCAGTGCTTTAGTAATGAAGATAATAAG TTCATTTTTGAAGCTGCTGCAAAGTTTTGTGTGGACATTGCAACTCATCAACATGGTTGTTGTGTATTACAAAGATGCATAAATCACTCATCTGGCAAACACCAAGAGCGCTTAATACTAGAAATTTCTTCGAACGGGCTTCTTCTAGCTCAAGATGCATTTGG AAACTATGTTGTACAATCTATATTGGAGTTGCAAATGCCATCTGCACTATCAATGTTGCTCACTCAATTTGAAGGAAATTATGTCCATTTAGCAACACAAAAGTTCAGTAGCCATGTAGTTGAAAAGTGCTTGTCGGTGTTGGATGATCGTGCAAGGTCAACAATCATTCGCGAGCTGCTTTCTGCTTCTCATTTTGAACAATTGCTTCAAGACCCGCATGCCAATTATGTTGTCCAAACCGCCCTATGTGTTGCTGAG GGCTCTCTTTATAACCTGTTGGTTAAAGCAATTGAATCACACAAGGCAATCTCCAGAAACAGCCCGTATTCAAAGCGGATTTTCTCTCACAAGCTTCTAAAGAAGTGA